Proteins from a genomic interval of Sphingobacterium lactis:
- a CDS encoding fasciclin domain-containing protein, whose product MKNKIWIVKVLVLFISLCTQSCKNNVLENQISSNSIGSLLMDNQGFQEIKKVLNLSDRMKELVGTEKRTVLAFTDDTYLTTYLTGGMEELTYGFEKAPAEFIRRIADFNILLDDHDFLALPLKKEQAIAVDGNKNFIISRSIVSGDTLTTINGARVVNVLKGSNGTVYVLDKVFFGNEDYAHVSEGLASQKALTLFNYAAQVTGMKSFLANGSSYFTVLAPSNDAMAMVGYPDFASIDVADKDKLVYFIKSHIISDRKYMIDIELELVPYTKPFPVETLSGNIIYGDLRTFYDTADNRKGFCIIGEDFNEYDLAKLMQRDILCKNGLVNIVNMALIKP is encoded by the coding sequence ATGAAAAATAAAATATGGATTGTCAAGGTATTGGTGCTATTCATTTCACTATGCACCCAGTCTTGTAAAAATAATGTACTGGAAAATCAAATCAGCAGCAATTCCATAGGTTCATTGCTCATGGATAATCAGGGTTTTCAAGAAATTAAAAAAGTCCTGAATCTATCCGATAGGATGAAGGAGCTTGTGGGGACGGAAAAGAGGACTGTCTTAGCCTTTACCGATGACACCTATTTGACGACCTATCTAACGGGTGGTATGGAAGAACTAACTTATGGCTTTGAAAAAGCGCCAGCAGAATTCATCAGGCGAATTGCGGATTTCAATATTCTATTGGACGATCATGATTTTCTTGCTCTTCCACTGAAGAAAGAACAGGCAATTGCGGTCGACGGAAATAAAAATTTTATTATTTCTCGGTCTATTGTTTCCGGGGATACCTTGACTACCATCAATGGGGCACGCGTAGTGAACGTGTTGAAGGGATCAAATGGGACGGTGTATGTACTTGATAAAGTATTTTTCGGGAATGAGGATTATGCACATGTGAGTGAAGGATTAGCTTCGCAAAAAGCACTTACGCTATTCAATTATGCCGCTCAGGTTACGGGGATGAAAAGTTTTCTGGCTAATGGTTCATCCTATTTTACGGTTCTAGCTCCTTCAAATGACGCTATGGCCATGGTTGGATACCCTGATTTTGCCAGTATTGATGTAGCGGATAAGGACAAACTTGTCTATTTTATCAAATCCCATATCATTTCTGATAGAAAATACATGATTGATATCGAGCTTGAATTAGTTCCATACACAAAACCTTTTCCCGTAGAAACACTGTCGGGCAATATCATCTACGGTGATTTACGCACCTTTTATGATACAGCAGATAATAGAAAGGGCTTCTGCATAATTGGAGAGGATTTTAATGAATATGATCTAGCGAAATTAATGCAGCGAGATATCCTCTGTAAAAACGGGCTGGTCAATATTGTAAATATGGCCTTAATTAAACCATAG
- a CDS encoding fasciclin domain-containing protein, which translates to MKIYNFYKISCLLCLFFTLAACRHDEVSLTIESEQFRSSVDYIENNYALRIFSELIKKSGMYEELATHNNLTYLIPTDRALISQGFTINEAQEMSQEQAIKMVKEYLAEGLIPTKAVPNNTIDNKFKNLNDEQLYFASTEGKYYVNGVLMDKNGKDITLTNGILHVLEGKLNFTSLTLKEYLSQQTKYSLFTAGLKKFGLWEKLNGEIPYTVFALTNAQMEAAGMNKTFLDEMDAKDYYPHLFSGYVIPNHFLTQDATVLLMPVYIFMGADSVYFERNQVALFDSGDPAYQNAVMTSPSSIGLLSYKTQRPSPVASEGVVFATNPEHLNIECLDGVVHELDKVLTPPEKAKK; encoded by the coding sequence ATGAAAATTTACAACTTTTATAAAATATCATGCCTCCTGTGTTTATTCTTTACCCTCGCGGCTTGTCGACATGATGAGGTTTCGTTGACCATCGAAAGTGAGCAGTTTCGATCTTCCGTCGATTACATTGAAAACAATTATGCCTTGCGTATTTTCTCGGAATTGATCAAAAAATCCGGTATGTATGAAGAATTGGCAACTCACAATAATCTGACTTACCTTATTCCCACTGATAGGGCGTTAATAAGCCAAGGGTTTACCATAAACGAGGCGCAGGAAATGAGCCAGGAGCAAGCTATAAAGATGGTTAAAGAATATCTTGCTGAAGGACTCATTCCCACAAAAGCTGTCCCTAATAATACCATTGATAATAAATTTAAAAATCTGAATGATGAACAGCTGTATTTTGCCAGTACGGAAGGTAAATACTATGTCAATGGAGTATTGATGGATAAAAATGGGAAAGATATTACCCTGACCAATGGAATATTACATGTGTTGGAGGGAAAATTAAATTTTACATCGTTAACCTTAAAAGAATATTTATCCCAACAGACAAAGTATAGCCTTTTTACTGCAGGATTGAAGAAATTCGGTTTATGGGAAAAGCTGAACGGCGAAATTCCTTATACCGTCTTTGCACTCACCAATGCCCAAATGGAAGCTGCAGGCATGAACAAAACCTTTTTGGATGAAATGGATGCCAAAGATTATTATCCGCATTTATTTTCGGGATATGTTATTCCCAATCATTTTCTGACCCAGGATGCTACGGTGCTATTAATGCCGGTTTATATCTTTATGGGTGCAGATAGCGTCTACTTTGAACGGAATCAGGTCGCGTTGTTTGATAGCGGTGATCCAGCCTATCAAAATGCAGTGATGACCAGTCCGTCCAGCATTGGCCTTCTTTCCTATAAAACGCAGAGGCCATCTCCAGTCGCCAGTGAAGGGGTTGTTTTTGCTACTAATCCTGAGCATTTAAATATAGAGTGTTTGGACGGCGTTGTCCATGAACTTGATAAAGTCCTTACTCCACCCGAAAAAGCTAAGAAATAA
- a CDS encoding TonB-dependent receptor has translation MKLTMVLLTCFFMQVSATTYGQLININKKDSSIPELLLEIRKQADYDFLFDSGLFYPISKIDIHVENARVEDVLADYLPKDLFEFSIADRIVTIKRRTQPPPIDRLQEGFTISGQVVYASNGSPIPGVSVRLKGTTTASRTDNSGNFTIKVSKNGDVLVFTFLGLETKEVPVYSSQTTISVPLSQATAKIEEVEVVVQARKKLNTEVAVLDERKKSSIIQDAISAQQIERTASITTTQALQRVSGVTVTDDKYVAIRGLGDRSVIGQLNGVRLASSNPDRSTLPLDLVPATLLDNITVYKTVTPDKPADAAAGIVELKTKSVPDKQVLEFVAQTGTNSEIGIGGTYNSFWNSEYGAFGTGIKDKNLRQDFKDLSLQYAGGLKDIQNLIINSGYNVADREEVQRINSIMQSFDPVLTTERKRAPINQLYSLSFGNSYSVFKKHKLGVILGGNYYKRIQDIANGELNQYSIFQGILTGNPSISSPRGIPNFTTPNTLKMGQAMTLRENTGIETLNYGVLAGLTYRFNPRHEISFQYLGSWGAENEGTHLNGQYNYSGLFGEVAHTAYSLKQTERNLQTFNLQGEHKFFQGTYSPRLSYNLATSESFHNNPDSRFVQLVSYTTPDGGWYMKPGTIDYHYSKTLYALPSGYVNGFGPYGLLQAEPNGRRWRTMEETNYNYKADLEIPFPFLQQKQIFKIGGNYLNRDRSFDENVMFLPGSNFTTGGEYPLYQVEGQLDRLVSSEIVGIKNIENSNGEGDLPQSGFLYNTRKSPNNYKGYYETRAFYGMVDLNLREDLRLTGGVRFEQTDIQSTVDTVNVYVDPALSESTGITLINPNSKYKTNYMPYYSVNATYVFKENMNFRLAFNTALARPELRELTNVFEFDVYQMGLVVGNRNLVNQKTENIDFRWEWFTNPGEVLAISAFGKRLNNQLVKVYSLRTEGVDAKFQEFPTIQFQNDPNTGYVWGLELEAVQNLGKFHEAIQHFNIGANVLMAQSEVKKTEERLLANRIIDRYAAEKSPIFEQAPYSINTWINYERPGWGTNLTATFNMVGERLVQINLTGEPDLYSRPAPTLDLVFSQMLNKRLQFKGYAKNILNPDNKLNYTNAQTGGKWYGKEYINRSYKKGVEIMVGFSYNLL, from the coding sequence ATGAAACTCACCATGGTCTTATTAACCTGTTTTTTTATGCAGGTAAGTGCTACAACGTATGGCCAGCTTATTAACATTAATAAAAAGGATAGCAGTATTCCTGAACTTCTCTTGGAAATCAGAAAGCAGGCTGACTATGATTTTCTTTTTGATTCTGGCCTGTTTTATCCAATTTCAAAAATTGATATTCATGTAGAAAATGCGCGCGTAGAGGACGTATTGGCGGACTATTTGCCCAAGGACTTGTTTGAGTTTTCCATAGCTGATCGTATTGTAACGATTAAGCGTCGGACACAGCCCCCACCAATTGATCGATTGCAGGAAGGTTTCACCATTTCTGGTCAAGTAGTGTATGCCTCGAATGGTTCACCAATTCCTGGTGTATCCGTAAGGCTTAAAGGGACTACTACGGCGTCTAGAACAGATAACAGTGGAAATTTCACCATTAAAGTGAGCAAGAATGGGGATGTTTTAGTTTTCACATTTCTTGGCTTGGAGACTAAAGAAGTTCCAGTATATTCTTCCCAGACGACGATCTCCGTGCCTTTAAGCCAGGCGACTGCGAAAATTGAAGAGGTGGAAGTGGTTGTGCAAGCCAGGAAGAAACTAAATACTGAAGTAGCGGTGCTGGATGAACGAAAGAAATCATCCATCATCCAGGACGCCATTTCAGCGCAGCAAATCGAACGGACAGCATCCATTACCACCACACAAGCTTTGCAGCGTGTGTCTGGGGTCACGGTAACCGATGATAAATATGTCGCCATCCGAGGGCTGGGGGATCGCTCTGTCATTGGCCAATTGAATGGTGTTCGACTCGCATCTTCCAACCCTGACCGAAGTACCCTTCCGCTGGACCTTGTGCCCGCAACACTTTTGGACAATATCACCGTGTATAAAACGGTTACGCCCGACAAACCTGCCGATGCCGCTGCAGGGATCGTGGAACTCAAAACCAAATCTGTTCCGGATAAACAGGTGTTGGAATTTGTTGCGCAGACCGGAACAAATTCTGAAATCGGAATCGGTGGAACCTACAACAGCTTCTGGAATAGCGAATATGGCGCATTTGGCACCGGAATTAAGGATAAGAATCTACGGCAGGATTTCAAGGATTTATCCCTCCAATATGCTGGAGGATTAAAAGATATCCAGAACTTGATCATCAACTCTGGATATAATGTTGCAGATAGGGAGGAAGTGCAGCGCATAAATAGTATTATGCAATCTTTCGACCCCGTGCTAACAACGGAACGCAAGCGAGCTCCCATCAATCAATTGTATTCGCTAAGTTTCGGAAATTCCTATTCCGTCTTTAAAAAACATAAACTAGGGGTCATCCTTGGTGGAAATTATTACAAACGTATTCAAGATATCGCAAATGGTGAGTTAAATCAATATTCTATTTTTCAGGGAATTTTGACGGGAAACCCATCCATATCCTCACCGCGCGGTATTCCAAATTTTACTACTCCGAATACATTGAAGATGGGGCAAGCTATGACCTTGCGGGAAAATACGGGAATAGAAACATTAAATTATGGCGTATTAGCTGGTTTAACCTATCGTTTTAATCCTAGACATGAAATTAGCTTCCAATATTTAGGCAGTTGGGGCGCCGAAAATGAAGGTACACACTTAAATGGACAGTATAATTATTCAGGGTTATTTGGTGAAGTTGCGCATACAGCCTATTCCCTAAAACAGACTGAGCGTAACTTACAAACATTTAACCTGCAGGGGGAACATAAGTTTTTTCAAGGGACTTATTCACCTCGATTAAGCTATAATTTAGCGACCTCCGAATCATTCCACAACAATCCGGATTCACGTTTTGTGCAACTTGTGAGTTATACAACTCCCGATGGTGGGTGGTACATGAAGCCAGGTACGATAGATTACCATTATTCAAAAACCTTATATGCTTTACCTTCCGGTTATGTAAATGGATTTGGTCCGTATGGGCTATTACAAGCAGAACCCAATGGACGCCGCTGGCGGACCATGGAAGAAACCAATTACAATTACAAAGCAGATTTAGAAATTCCATTTCCCTTTTTACAGCAAAAACAGATCTTCAAAATTGGAGGGAATTATCTGAACAGAGATCGAAGTTTTGATGAGAATGTGATGTTCCTGCCAGGGTCGAACTTTACCACGGGTGGTGAATATCCATTGTATCAAGTTGAGGGGCAGCTGGACCGCTTGGTCAGCTCGGAAATTGTCGGGATAAAGAATATTGAAAACTCCAATGGTGAGGGTGATTTGCCGCAAAGTGGATTTCTATATAATACCCGAAAATCACCCAACAATTATAAAGGCTATTATGAAACTCGTGCATTTTATGGTATGGTGGATTTGAACCTGCGGGAAGATTTGCGATTGACAGGGGGTGTTCGTTTTGAGCAGACCGATATTCAATCCACCGTAGATACCGTGAATGTATATGTTGATCCTGCCCTGTCAGAATCTACTGGCATTACCCTGATCAATCCGAATTCGAAGTACAAAACCAACTATATGCCTTACTATTCGGTGAATGCAACCTATGTTTTCAAGGAAAATATGAATTTCCGTTTGGCTTTCAATACAGCATTAGCCAGACCAGAATTACGGGAATTGACAAATGTATTCGAGTTTGATGTCTATCAGATGGGTTTGGTGGTCGGAAACAGAAATTTAGTGAATCAGAAAACTGAAAATATTGATTTTCGCTGGGAGTGGTTCACCAACCCAGGTGAAGTATTGGCCATCTCCGCATTTGGAAAACGTCTGAATAATCAATTGGTTAAAGTTTACAGTTTGAGGACTGAAGGTGTAGACGCTAAGTTTCAGGAATTTCCGACGATACAGTTTCAAAATGACCCCAACACCGGGTATGTATGGGGTTTGGAACTCGAGGCTGTACAGAATTTAGGGAAATTTCATGAGGCAATCCAACATTTCAATATCGGTGCAAATGTCCTGATGGCCCAATCGGAGGTGAAGAAAACTGAAGAGCGACTGCTTGCCAATCGGATTATTGACCGATATGCTGCTGAAAAGAGCCCCATCTTTGAGCAAGCACCCTATTCGATCAACACCTGGATAAATTACGAACGACCAGGTTGGGGTACAAACCTGACAGCAACTTTCAACATGGTGGGCGAACGACTGGTCCAAATTAACCTAACTGGGGAACCGGACCTCTATTCTCGCCCTGCGCCAACCTTAGACCTAGTATTCAGCCAAATGCTCAATAAGCGATTGCAGTTCAAAGGCTATGCTAAGAATATCCTGAATCCTGACAATAAACTCAACTATACCAATGCACAAACCGGTGGTAAATGGTATGGAAAAGAATATATCAATCGCAGTTACAAAAAAGGAGTGGAGATCATGGTTGGATTCAGTTATAACTTATTATAA